In one Lolium rigidum isolate FL_2022 chromosome 3, APGP_CSIRO_Lrig_0.1, whole genome shotgun sequence genomic region, the following are encoded:
- the LOC124696174 gene encoding probable serine acetyltransferase 4, with the protein MAACVDKWNPAYSSCRLSNSIYQFMSDCAMTCPVTVTGTGNVCCDSGDDVWDEICAEAQADAEAEPLLRMFYGELVLSRPSLEAALAAHLAAKLCIPGALPQDALRDLLAGALQAHPEATRDTRADLLAVRDRDPACAKMVHCFLYYKGFLALQAHRAAHALWSEGRTAAALLLQSRASEVFGVDIHPGARIGAGILLDHATGVVIGETAVVGDDVSILHAVTLGGTGKVSGDRHPKVGDGVLIGAGASVLGNVRIGDGAKIGAGAVVLRDVPCGTTAVGNPAKAIGKKPAPQRRPEDQPGVTMEHRWSDYVI; encoded by the coding sequence ATGGCTGCCTGTGTCGACAAGTGGAACCCGGCATACTCCAGCTGCCGCCTCTCCAATTCTATCTACCAGTTCATGTCGGACTGCGCCATGACTTGCCCGGTGACCGTCACCGGGACCGGCAACGTCTGctgcgacagcggcgacgacgtctGGGACGAGATATGCGCCGAAGCGCAAGcggacgcggaggcggagccgctcCTGCGCATGTTCTACGGGGAGCTGGTCCTGTCGCGCCCCTCGCTGGAGGCCGCCCTCGCCGCGCACCTGGCCGCCAAGCTCTGCATCCCCGGCGCCCTCCCGCAGGACGCGCTGCGGGACCTCCTCGCCGGCGCGCTCCAGGCGCACCCGGAGGCCACCCGCGACACGCGCGCCGACCTCCTCGCGGTGCGCGACCGCGACCCGGCCTGCGCAAAAATGGTGCACTGCTTCCTATACTACAAGGGCTTCCTCGCCCTGCAGGCGCACCGCGCCGCGCACGCGCTCTGGTCCGAGGGCCGGACGGCCGCGGCGCTGCTCCTCCAGAGCCGCGCCTCCGAGGTGTTCGGCGTGGACATCCACCCCGGGGCGCGCATCGGGGCCGGCATCCTCCTCGACCACGCCACGGGGGTCGTAATCGGGGAGACGGCCGTGGTGGGAGACGACGTGTCCATCCTGCACGCCGTGACGCTGGGCGGGACGGGGAAGGTGTCCGGCGACCGGCACCCGAAGGTCGGGGACGGGGTGCTCATCGGCGCCGGGGCCAGCGTCCTGGGCAATGTTCGCATTGGCGACGGCGCGAAGATCGGCGCGGGCGCAGTCGTGCTGCGAGACGTGCCGTGCGGGACCACGGCCGTCGGAAACCCGGCCAAGGCGATCGGGAAGAAGCCGGCGCCACAGCGGCGGCCGGAAGACCAGCCAGGTGTAACCATGGAGCACAGGTGGTCAGATTACGTCATTTGA